A genome region from Camelina sativa cultivar DH55 chromosome 10, Cs, whole genome shotgun sequence includes the following:
- the LOC104717298 gene encoding glycine-rich cell wall structural protein-like, with product MAIRCLTVVLAALLVTQAVTATRPAPTKNVGAGLDDQKNFVAFGGIGGAAGVGGVGGIGTGLGGVAGGVGGVAGVLPVGGVGGGIGGLGGGAGGLGGVGGLGGGSGFGGGSGLGGGSGLGGDSGLGGGIGGLGGAGGIGGIGGGGGLGGVGGGSDCGGVIPHH from the coding sequence ATGGCAATTAGGTGTTTAACTGTAGTCCTCGCTGCTCTTTTGGTGACTCAAGCCGTTACCGCAACAAGACCGGCTCCAACCAAGAATGTCGGAGCTGGTCTTGACGACCAAAAGAATTTTGTGGCTTTTGGTGGCATCGGCGGAGCTGCTGGAGTTGGTGGAGTGGGTGGTATCGGAACTGGTCTTGGTGGTGTTGCTGGTGGAGTCGGTGGTGTCGCCGGAGTCTTGCCTGTTGGTGGCGTAGGAGGCGGAATTGGTGGTCTAGGCGGTGGTGCAGGTGGTCTTGGCGGTGTAGGTGGTCTAGGCGGTGGTTCAGGTTTTGGTGGCGGTTCAGGTCTTGGTGGTGGTTCAGGTCTTGGTGGTGACTCTGGACTCGGCGGTGGTATAGGTGGACTCGGCGGTGCAGGTGGTATAGGCGGTATAGGCGGCGGTGGTGGTTTGGGTGGAGTTGGCGGTGGAAGCGATTGCGGTGGCGTAATTCCCCACCATTGA
- the LOC104717297 gene encoding glycine-rich protein 5-like: MAKWFFTIFLVFALASALACNARNVPAGSLTDQKNYLGYGGGYSGVGDNGLPFSGVGGGVSGPGGNLGFGGFGGAGGLGGGLGGGPGSGLGGGGLGGGLGGGSGIGAGTGGGSTGGFHFP; the protein is encoded by the coding sequence ATGGCGAAGTGGTTTTTCACTATCTTCTTGGTTTTTGCCCTAGCCTCTGCTTTAGCTTGTAATGCAAGAAATGTCCCAGCTGGAAGCCTCACTGACCAGAAGAACTACCTCGGTTATGGTGGCGGATATTCTGGCGTTGGAGACAATGGTCTTCCGTTCAGTGGCGTTGGCGGAGGTGTGTCTGGTCCTGGAGGTAATCTTGGTTTTGGAGGATTTGGCGGCGCTGGTGGCTTAGGCGGTGGTTTAGGAGGTGGACCAGGCAGTGGATTAGGCGGTGGCGGCTTAGGCGGTGGATTAGGCGGTGGAAGTGGGATTGGTGCTGGAACCGGTGGAGGAAGTACCGGAGGATTTCATTTCCCTTGA